A region of the Sphaerodactylus townsendi isolate TG3544 linkage group LG15, MPM_Stown_v2.3, whole genome shotgun sequence genome:
aaaacagcattgttttaagGTGTATGATTCCAGCACatcttttgttgggggggggggggttgtcctgaCTTTAATCCAGTTTGGGCCTTGAGCGTCCAAAGTTTTGCTTTTGCCAGCGACTTTTGAAACCTTCCTCTCTCTATGGAGACCTGCACCAGCTTGACCTTTGTGTGTTTTCTGATGTATTTAATTGTAAACTCTCTTGTGGGAGGAATCTTTTGCAAAGAGGGGGTGGAGCTCAGGCTGGGGGAAGCCTTTTCATGCAGGCGGCAGCAGAGTGTGTGTGGAAAAATGGGCTTCCATGATAATTCAAAATCCGTTGGCAGCTTCCTTGCTCtttgtttgggaaggggaggggggttccatTTCTACAGAGGACGCCCCTCTGTATATCTGCAGAGTCCCgtttgctgttttgttcctcGCCAATGAGTTTTTCTTGTCAGTTGCGTTTCCGCTTTCCTACAAACAGGTGGTTGAAATAGACCAGCATCCACTGGTCACAGGCCAAGATGATACATTGATGCCAGTAATGTTTCACTGTTGGAATGCCTTTCAGGAGCAATTCTATACTGTTGGTGGAATCAGAagggttccctccccccctccccagacttgtTCAGTAACCATGAAAATACTCTGTAGCGAAGTCTGATTTGCATTGGTGTTTAAAATTCCCAAGAAAATTGGCGATGCGGGCACAATGTGCCACGGTTTGTCGCTCCCAATAATTCCTTTTTGGCCTGAacggataatttaaaaaaaatacagcacccTTTAGAGCTgtggaactgtggaggcttatctgggcaattcagattagcctgtgcactccaacacacgccagctgggtgaccttgggctagtcactgttcttcagagctctctcagccccacctaccttacatggtgtttgttgtgaggggggaagggaaaggagactgtcagcccctttgagtctccttgcaagagagaaagggggatataaatccaaactcttcgtctttaGTGGTCCCTTCAGAAGCTCTTGGAATGGTTGTAGTGTTTTATACATGAAATCTTCTGCTGGAGACGTCAAGAGTAATTTTAAGGCAACTTCTGTGCCTGGTCACCTGAGGTGAATACGAATTCCCTTTAGGTGACTAAACAGGAATTTGCGTTCCGTTTTTCTCTTGATGGGTGATGTTCCACACTGAATTTTGCTGCAGTCTAAAAGGGGTAGTGGACAAAACGGGCTAAATTGGCTTAAACCATACTGCTGTGGATCTTAACAGAAGGAAAGTATCGAACACAAGGAGTAGAAGAGAAAGATCGACAAGGAAAAGCAGTTTGCTTCTTTTCAGTGAGGGGTGGACATCTTGCATCGTTTATTTCtggttagattttttttgttctaaaaTTGGAGGAGGCTAGAAATGGCTGATCAgagttccctttttttaaaaaaaaaaaaattaaggttgGTCTTCAGTGAAAGGAAAGCAAAGGGGTGAAAATGCTTACCTACCAATACATCGTCTATTGAAGAGTTGCCCGAGATTTTTCAACTTGGGCACTCGCAAAGTGTAGTGGGGTTTCTTTCAGCGGAGATAGTTTGCCAGCGTTGGCTAGCCCCGTTGATCACTTGTTTCCTTCTAAAGGATACAGATGGGTATCGACAGGTGTCCAAGGACTGATAAATAGCGTGTGTGAAGGGGTCAGTCCTCTGTTCCCCAAGGAGAATCCttaggggggtggggagtggggccGGATTTCCAGACGGGCTGActcccctcctctgtttatcTCATGGTGCATTCCTGGCTGTGCTGGAATGTGGGATCTTCCCTTAAACCGAGGGGCCGAATTTCTGTTATTAGGAAGGTTTCGTCTTGCAGGGTTTGGAGGAGTGGCAAGTTCCAATAAGCAAAGAATCCTGGGCCCTTCTTGGGGGGTGAGATGGCTGGCAGCAAACGGGAAAGCTACGATCCTGATTCCTCCCCCTTTTCAATGAGGGAGGCCACTCTTGTTCAGCTCGGGGGAAGAGGCTCCGGCAGGGAACAGCTCAGCTGGCAAAAGGCCAATCCCTTGTGTTAAATACctcagggggaaaggggggtaaCACCTGAGCTGCTCCAAAGAGGCATCCTTCAGCTGCATTTTATCACTTTCTCTGCCTTTTGTGTGTCCTTTCAGAAAAAGATTTCTTGGCTTTGTAGGGAACGGGGCTTCTTACTGAGACGCTACAGTGCGACTCCTTCCAACTTGCTTTTGAACCAGCATGTTTGAAGGCTGCATCGCAAGCCTGGCCTGCAAACAACCACCCAGGGTTTGGCAGTTTTTGCAACATAATAATAATCTTCacgctataccagtggtggccaattggccatgctggcaggggctgatgggaattgtagtccataacatctggagtgccaaaggttcgccaccacggcgctataCCCTAAAAGGTTGTCCTCACCATCCActtggacaagaagaagaagaattatttgattccccacttctccaccggattggcagaggcttatctggtgaaccagatgtgtttccacactcatacattcctgctgggtgaccttgggcgagtcacagttctcactgaactccctcagctccacctgcctcacaaggtgtctgttgtggggagaggaagggaaaggagcttctcgaccaccttgagtctctgtacaggaaagagaggaagggtgtaaattcaaacttttcttcttttctctcatgGGGTATATGTGCTGATGTGCCTTTAAAATTGGGTTGGGGCATGCAGTGAGTTAAGCAGAAACACCTTAAATAGTGGTCAGAGGCAAGACTGTtacctttaaaaacatgtttcctcTTACTtatagtagaagagtttggatttatattcccccctttctctcctgcaggagactcaaaggggcttacaatctccttgcccttccccccctcacaacaaacaccctgttaggtagatggggctgagagagctccgagaagctgtgactagcccaaggtcacccagctggcgtgtgtgggagtgcacaggctaatctgaattccccagataagcctccacagctcaggcggcagagctgggaatcaaacccggttcctccagattagatacatgagctcttaacctcctacgctactgctgctatGGTGAAgcctagcccaatttcatcagagcttggaagctaaatagAGTCAaccgtggttagtatttggatggagaccatcaaagaagacgGAGACTGCCATGCAGAGGCCAAaaatctctgctcatctcttgggGTCACCATGTGTGAGTTGTGAgctgacagcacacacacattgTTTTCCTGCACAGCTTTTGACTTCTGTAAGTTGGCTGAAGGGGAAGAGCACAAATGAACGGTGTCCCGTTTGGAAACAGATGTTCATTTCTGTTACACTTGTGCTACTTGGAACAGCACACTGTCGGGCCCTACTTGCGTGTAAATTGACtggtggggtggaggggcagggTTGGGACCTGTAAGTGCCCCAGTTTGGTTTTGAGCAACAAACGTGCAGGGGACAACGCTTTGTGTGAAATCTTTGAGCGGTTAGTCCCTCTTTAAGGAGGGTGCTAGCTTTCCTGGACAAAACCAGGAGATGATGTCCTAATGTGGAGTAGCCCTCACCAGCTTTTAGGTCTGTCACAAGACATGCCCATGGTTAACTCAACATTCAGAATATTATTATGGGGTAGGTGCTCTGTATAGGTAGAGTCAGTCTTGAAGACAATACACCAGAGAAAGCAGTCAGCTGTAGTCTCGGAAGAGCAAAAGTTCTAAACTGTTAGTACAAACTTCTTTGAGAGCGTTATAAATTGAGATCCTAGTATTGGGCTAGGcttcactactgcacagaggattatcggctgccctctcccctccttggaagaactctataattcccaaagcctaaagaaagcccaaaatattctgagagacccgtctcatccagcacactctctttttgaactgttaccatccggcagacgatacaggtctatcaaaactaggacaaagaggcttagagacggcttctactctagagctgtggctatgctaaactccgcggcttcgtgttgatgtgtttggggctgtgtagggatgggtggaggaaggggaaagtgaggatggggtatgagtctgaaattgtgtgcattgaggaatgctgctgtaaattttgttgtgcgtgcacaatgacaataaaatgcttatgcttaaataaGGGCCTCTGACCACTGCTTAAGGTGTCTCTGTTTAACTCACTGCATGCCTTCATCCAATTTTAAAGGCACAACAGCATATATACCCcatgagagaaaagaagaagaaaagtttggatttatatccccctttgtctcctgggCCTAATTGAAGGATTTCCGAGACCAAACTTACCGGAGTTTGGTTGCCGAAGCCAAAATATACCTAAGCCAAAATATAATTACTGAGTTGATGACTGACAGATGTGCTTGTTGTTAAGTTTGATTGTTTAAATAGTCGAAAAAAGACTGCCCAGGCCAAAATACAGTTGGTGGTTGATTATTGACAAAAGTGTAAGTTAAGATTTCTCTGTATTGTAAACATCGTAGTTACTTGAAAGTCTGAATGAATTGTTTTGGTGAATGCATTTCTGTATGTACATTACGttataaagatttaaaaatcGTCATTGTCTGGGGACGAGTGAATTAGCCTCATGGTCAACTCAAAGCTCTTTGTGCCCCGTGCCGTTCTCTCTTTCATCGCCTCCAAGAAAATCTGAACGGAAAATTATTTGGGGCTCTCTGTGTGCACCTGTGGACATCAGCTGTGCTTAGAAAGTTGTTTCCCTTTTGTCAGTGGCTGAACACTCTTGCCGGTTCCGGCTGGAGGGGGAAATGGTCCTGTCCCATTCATGGAGTTTTGTTCAGCAGGCTGATGGTATTTGTCCCCACGCCGTGAGAAAAGTCACCCATCCGATTTTaatacattaagcctctgttaaagggattggccgttttctccaggtaatTGGCAACCCGGCACCAatgttggtcacagttctttacTTCCTTATTAAATTAAAGTAAaggtacagtttccccttcagtcgtgtccgaccctggggtaccactgcgagcagtgattttaaagGCAAGCCTGTttggtggggtagtttgccattgctctttctggctattctttacccctagctatgagctaggtcaggggtctgcaacctgtggctctccaggtgttcatggactacaaatcccatcagcccctgccagcatgttcatggccaattggccatgctggcaggggctgatgggatttgtagtcatgaacatctggagagccacaggttgtagacccctgagctaggtactcatttaccaaccaagaaatgggtggatggctgagttgaccatgagccagctgccaggatatctaacCCACATGGGGCTCGAACTCCAgatcgtgtgagtggcagtgcaagcacttaaccactatgccacgtagCTCCTATCTTATTAAATTGCAGGggggaaataaaaaggaaagcgAAAGAGATGAATGTCTGTGTGGCGCTTGGATCAGCTGGGCTCTGCCTTGTCTGCTTCCTGAGGAGCTTGGCAGCTCCTGGGAGAAAGAAGTCCGCTCAACTGAGATTCCCCTcgatctctttttttttcagaattccaaTGTGGAGAATCTGCCTCCCCACGTGATCCGGCTTGTGTACAAGGACATCTCTGCCTTGACGTCAGACCCACCCGAAGGCATCAAGGTGTTCCCCAACGAAGAAGATATCACAGATGTGCAGGTCACCATTGAGGGACCTGGTAAGAGGGGATGGTTAAGGTTTTCTCTCTCTAAATGCTACAGGAATTAGAGAATGCTACCTTCAAGGGGCTACTCTGGCTCTTGGGGGGGGAGCGCCCCCTTGTGGCTCAGAGTGAAAACCCAACCTGGAGGCGTGCAATCAAAAGGAATGGAAAAGGGCTTTGTTAGGGGTGTGAAGGAGGTATTTTTCTGTACATCTACCATGGGGAGCATAAGAGGGCAGGGAAGAAATCAGGCCAAAGGTTCGTCTAAATCAGCATAGCCTCTGCAGCAGTTCGATCTTTCCAGGGAGCCCAGCAAGTGAGCAGCGTGCGAAGGCAACACTTTTTGTGGCTTTTCCCCTCAGGCAGATTTAACTTCGCATATCCTGCCTCCGAGCCTGGACAATTccatttaaggagcagcagtggcgtagtggctaagagcagtggctaagagcaggtgcactctgatctggaggaaccgggtttgattcccagctctgccgcttgagttgtggaggcttatctggggagttcagattagcctgtgcactcccacacacgccagctgggtgaccttgggctagtcacagcttctcggagctctctcagccccacctacctcaggggtgtttgttgtgaggggggaagggcgaggagattgtaagcccctttgagtctcctgcaggagagaaaggggggatataaatccaaactcttcttcttcttaacaaggCAGTTCCCCTCTACCATAGAGGATTTGGAATAGACGTCTCACTGAAATTCTCAGAGCGTTTGCTACTCCAGAGATTCTgtgcaaagggggagggaatatCCAATGCTGTCCACAGTCAAGagcttttaaaatttctttcctacgaggagaaacttagggagctgggtatgtttagtttggtgaagaaaaggttaagaggtgacatgtttaggaatttgaagggacgtcatgttggtgagggagcaagcttgtttcctgctgctccagagactgggaccaggagtcatgggttcaaggtgaaggagaagagattccaccaaaacatcaggaaaaacttcctgacagtaagggctgttcgacagtggaatgcactgcctcggagtgtggtggagtttcctcctttaaagagaggctggacagccccctgtcaggagtgctttgattgtgtgttcctgcattgcagagggttggacttgatggccctcggggtctcttccaactctatgattctatgtgcgtggggaggggggggtgtctttaGTTCTGCTTCTTTCAGAAGGGACAGGCCTGCTTCTAAATCTTCCAGTTCACTTTCCTAATCTGGAAGCTGCCCACAGATGCAAACCAACGCACTGACTGTTTCCTAGTGCACTGAAAATCCAGTTGACCCAGGCTTGCTTAGCAACCAAGGaattcatggccagattcagtgTGCTGCAAGGGATCTCTGTATCTGGTGAGAATAAAAGAATGTCACATCAATGTGACCACTCATCAGAAGCCCCATGAATTGGGATCCAGATGTGCACCTAGAAATTAGACCTTTGGACCAGCTACATCAGTCCTGTCCATTCTGATTGGCAGAGGTCGCCGacgcagtatagtggttaagagcaggtggattctaatctggagaagcgggtttgattccctgctcctccactggagtggcagaagcttatctggttcaccggatgtgtttccacattcctgctgggtgaccttgggctagtcacagttctctctgaactctctcagccccacccacttcacaaggtgtctgtcggggggagaggaagcgaaaggagcttgtaaaccaccttgagtctccttacaggacagaaaggtggggtataaatctaaactcctcttcttctcctcctccttatttCACCCATGGCTACTGGGGGTTCAGTTGCCTGCAGTTCCAAAGCAGATGAAGCTGATCCATGCATACATAATAATTTATACCGTGCACAACATTTTTAGTTTGGATTTTCAGGTGCCTACTTGTGACCATAAAGTACAAACTGGTCCCTTAAGTAGAGTGGACCCGCAAGCCATGTGATCTCGGTTAAGCAAACGTTGAAATGTGTGTACACTTCTGCTGGGCCCTGGGGCTCTTGGCAGTGGTTCGAAGCTGTCTGCATGGCTTGGGAGGGGTAGGACACCCGTGTTGAAACTGTCCTGAGTCCCGTTCTTTCTCTGACCGCTTGTGCTGCAGAAGGGACGCCCTACTCCGGAGGCCTCTTCCGCATGAAGCTGATCCTCGGCAAAGACTTCCCGGCCAGCCCGCCCAAAGGCTACTTCCTGACCAAAATCTTCCACCCCAACGTGGGTGCCAACGGCGAGATCTGCGTAAACGTCCTCAAGAAAGACTGGAAAGCGGAACTGGGCATCCGGCACGTCCTGCTGGTGAGGGTCTGCTTCAATCGGTGGCCCTGGAGGGTGGTGGGTTTGGAGGCCCATTTGGGACTGTGGTACGTGAAGCCTTAGTGTAGAAGCCACGCTTCGAACCGGCGGGGTGATgctttaagccagtggtggcgaacctttggcactccagatgttatggactacaattcccatcagcccctgccagcatggccaattggtatattgttataatgctggcagaggctgatgggaattgtagtccataacatctggagtccaaaggttcgccaccacggctttaagCACTTGAAAAATATCTCTGGGGTCCTTCTCAATGCTTGAGACAgcttgtggcgtagtggttaagagcaggtgcactctgatctggaaaaccgggcttgattccccactctgccacttgagctgtggaggcttatctggtgaaccagattagcttgtgcactccaacacatgccagctggatgaccttgggccagccacagctcccctgagctctctcagcccaacccacctcacagggtgtttgttgggggggtgggaagggaaaggaaattatcagcctttgagtctccttacaccaGAGAAATGGGGGGTATAAATGAAcgaacaaggtgtctgttgtggggagaggaagggaaagaagctttgtaggcaaccttgagtctccttacaagagagaaaggtggaatatacatccaaactcttccttttcttctcttggttgctttctgCTCCAGGCTTGTCTGTCtgactctcttttctttcttcttgttcCCGCTACAGACCATCAAGTGTTTACTCATCCACCCAAACCCAGAATCGGCTCTGAATGAGGAAGCGGGGCGTCTCCTGCTAGAGAACTATGAGGAGTACGCTGCCCGGGCCCGCCTCCTAACTGAGATTCACGCACAGCCATCGGCCGGCCTGCGCACCAAGGACCCCGCCGAGCCTTGTTCCTCTTCGGCAGGCGCTTCCGGGGAGGGCCCCATGGCCAAGAAACATGCAGGCGACAGAGACAAGAAGCTGGCCTCCAAGAAGAAGACCGACAAGAAGCGAGCGCTTCGGCGGCTCTAGGGgaccaaggggggtgggggtgggcgggaggGGTTCTGGCACACGGGGTGGGTGGCGGGCATTGGGCTTTCACAGTACATCCTCcatttctcctctttcttcctttcccacctGCCTTTTGAAGCTGCGGTCCAACTCTGTCTCGCCTTCGTCAGGTTTTTCTTTTCCACCTTTAAGTTATTTAAATTATAAAAGCAGAAAAAATCTATTAAATGCCTTTTTTTCTAAGGGTGGCTCTGCGTGTATGCCGGTGCCCTCGTGTCAGTCTGAGGGAGGCCCCACGTTTAGGGCAGCGGGGTCCCATCTGAATATAGACGGAGCCAGGACGAAGATTGAAAAGGTTTTAATCATGTTTGGGATGTGCAGACGGTCTCAGTGGAGTTGCTAGAAGGGAGAGTTCTTATAATCGGACCTCAGAGTGGTTTAGCGGTCACTTGATACAGGACTAACATCTATGTGTTTTCAAAGATGTGATTAAGGGATCCATCGCCATGAGTTgtggtggctttaaaaaaaaattaagcaaataCATGGAGATCAGTATCTGTCCGTGAGTGTTAGCCATGAatgttaaatggaacctccatggcgAAGAGAAGTATGCCTGTTTATCAGAAGCTGGGGGAGGCTGAATAACCCCCCGCTTGCTGCTGTGCTTGTGAGACTTTGAAAGTCATCTTGTTCTTGCTGGATTGGTTGGGGCAAAACGGTCCGCTTGCCCTGTGGCTAGCTGAGCTCACGCTTTTCAAATGCCGGCGCAGAGCCGCTGTGGTTGAGTCCAGGATGCATCGGCTGGGGGGCACCGTTTCACGTTGCCTCCCGATTCAGATTGTCTTACTGGAGGTCCAAAGAGACGAGGCGGGACTTTAAGAGGTGAGTGATGTGCTAGCGGTTTTGCAGGTGAGCAACTTGGCCGTTTGCTGAAAGGTTTACATAACCCGTGAGCTTGATTTTGACCCACTTCCGTGTACGTGGAACCGAAAAGCCCAGAGGCAGCTTAAAACAGCAGTAGGTCTGTCGCACAGCTTCTTCAAGCCTTACAGCTCCATCTAATGGCAAAGGGTGGGCTGCAAGTGTGGTTGGTAAAGGATGTATTAAATAATCTGTTGTGAGACACAATAGGAGGACTAGTGTGTCTCATCCAGTCCAGGGTATATGTGCATTTATTTGCTGTGTACTTTCTCCTACCTATGGCCAAAACAAGTCAGTATTTCTGACGCTGCATTCAGACATGGCAGTAAACCATAGTTTGGTCAAACCTCAGTTAGTTGCAAGGCCAGGATGCAGAACTGGGCTTTGAAGGATTGTCGTAACTTGGACTGGATTTCTGTCTAACGTGTTCAGCTGCTGCACTAATTGGTTTTGTATAGATGACGCTTTATTGTGACGTGTGCATTTGCCGAGTGGTGCTGCGTCCCCCTATCCAGCAACCCAGCTGGAAAGCCGCCCTGCATGACCACCTTCTTGGACCAGCGGGTCAGATTGCCTGTCAGGACAATAACAGGATTCCTGTCTTTGGTTctggcactgggggggggggggggggggggggaatcccttcTTGTGGGCCGGAAATTAGGAGGTTCCTTTCGCAGGCCTTCTTTGATGCCTGCTGAACACCCAGAAGTGGTAAAGTTGGTAATCTCTCTGTTGCCAGCAGGGGGCAGCGCTGCTCTTTGTTCCCATCCCGGTCAAGATGTTTTGTTAGGATTTCCAGAAGAGCTGCAGGAAATTGAGGCACTTTGGGGTGGAGTGTTCCCTTCCAAAAGAACGCCttctgtttctccccacccctcgcCGCCCCCTTGTGTGGGAAGGTGCCTTTCCCCCTTCTTACTGCCTTTGGGTTTGTTGTGGACTCTCACATGCTCACTCCATTCTGTGCTGTGGATTGGGAAGCGTTGGGGACAAGCCCTTAAGATGGAATTTGAGTTCTCTTGCTTCCTGATCCTGTCTCCAGCACGAACAATGGGACCGTCTGTTCTCCTAGCAAACCTGACTCCTATAGCAGGGAAGCCAATTTGGATCGTTCCCACTTTGGGTATATTCTTGGCGCTAGCTAAAAGAGGCATCGTTGACCGTATCCCTGTCCAgcatttcctccctcctttcctggagACGTCGGAACCCGGGACCCCcgccttgttctttttttttactcccaAACGTAGCTTGAGCTGGGGTTTCAAGCCCCCAACGTGGCTTCTGTGCTGCCCCGAGATGTAGGAAGCCGATTGTGCAAAAAGGATCTTTCATCATCGATCGAACGCAAATAACGGAGTAGGAGGATAACTGTCAAAGTGGATTGGTGTGACTTGCAGTCAAATTTAAGTGGCAAATCCCCCtctcttccatttcccccccccccccacaatgaacACGGCAGCACTTGTTCACTCTGTCCACAAGGTGGCTCTCGCTTGCCACGTTGGAAGCCAGAAGTCCTAGTGCGACTCTTTCTGTTTGAGCGCGACTCTTTCTGATTGATCCGTTCTCTTCGAAAGAGAGGTGGGTCCTTTGTAGCTCCCTCGATAGTCTTGGCCTGCGCTTTGATtcattctgcagctgttgctgggTCTAGAGAGGGCGAAGGCAGAGCAGGCCGCTGTGATTACAGAGGAAGATTTCAGAACCGGAGAGGGCTGCCTCTggagtccctccccctcccccccaattcctGCTGATTATCACAAGCTCCTTACGACCATATTTACAGCATCCTTTCCGCATGGGGATTAGTGGCGGATGAACGCTAACTGGCTTTTGGTTAAAACTTGATAAAGCAAGAAGGCAGCGGAGCAGTTACATAACCCTCCTTTCCCATT
Encoded here:
- the UBE2S gene encoding ubiquitin-conjugating enzyme E2 S, which codes for MNSNVENLPPHVIRLVYKDISALTSDPPEGIKVFPNEEDITDVQVTIEGPEGTPYSGGLFRMKLILGKDFPASPPKGYFLTKIFHPNVGANGEICVNVLKKDWKAELGIRHVLLTIKCLLIHPNPESALNEEAGRLLLENYEEYAARARLLTEIHAQPSAGLRTKDPAEPCSSSAGASGEGPMAKKHAGDRDKKLASKKKTDKKRALRRL